ACAAGGTCCGGGTCACAGACGATCTGCAGGAGCGGCGGCGTCATCAGATCGCAGGACGCAACCGGAACGGCGAGGACGGCGAGGAGCAGGGCGCGGCGATGCATGCGCCGACCTTAGCGACCGGCGCGGCACTGGGAACAGGGAATCCGCATTGACCCCAGGGGCCCCTTCCCGTATATCGCCGCGCTTCCGATTATACGGCGGCTGGGCCCGGTGCCCGACCGCCTGTCCGTCCCAAGGTTTTTAGAGAGCATCATGGCCAATAATCCCGGCGCCAAGAAAGCGATCCGCAAGATCGAACGCCGCACCGAAGTCAACAAGGCGCGCCGTTCGCGCGTCCGCACCTTCCTGCGCAAGTTCGAAGAGGCCGTGACCGCCGGCGACGTCGAAGCCGCCAAGGGCGC
The nucleotide sequence above comes from Caulobacter sp. NIBR1757. Encoded proteins:
- the rpsT gene encoding 30S ribosomal protein S20, producing MANNPGAKKAIRKIERRTEVNKARRSRVRTFLRKFEEAVTAGDVEAAKGAFVEAQSELMRAVTKGVVHKNTGSRKVSRLHAQLKKLSAA